The window CTGTGGAGAAGTTCTTGAACACATGAGGACCAATCTCGAATCCGCCATTTTTCACTAAATTACCTGCATAAATCAATGAAACAATCATCATTAAATAACCAATGGTAAAGAGGTACTCATCAGATGTCTTATACTGAGAATTTCATTTGTTTCTGAGTTCTACAAGAACTTTACTAAAGATTAATTACACGGGGACGGGGATGTACCTTTCGCGTACTTGGGACACGGGAGCATCTCCTTGATTGCAACAGCATCCAGGAGAGGGCCACAAGTGGGATCCTCTTGAATGCCAGGGTTATGAAAGGTGAGCTTAACTGTATTGGAATTTGCCTTGAAAGCCCAAGCATACGTGTCACCTCCATCGCTGCTATACAATGTCTGAATCGGAAGATCACTTGATTGTCCGGGGACAGAAACTGTCAGCACCTCATCCTGGGCACAAGTTCTGGTAGCTGCAAATGTGAGAGAATAAACTTTGCCTGGTTTGACATTAAGAACCTGTGATATGGAACCATCATTGCCTAGCCTTGCTGCATGAGCTCCCCGAGGGATTGCAAAATAAAAGCCTCCTGGCTGCGGGCCACCTGAGACATACTCTACTAGACCATTGATCTCCCAACGAGGCAAGGAAAACTTGCCAATGATCACCGTGTTCTTCAGGTCCGACGGCCTCGGGCTTTGCTCAAAGTTGCCATTGGCAAGTAACCCTGAA of the Daucus carota subsp. sativus chromosome 4, DH1 v3.0, whole genome shotgun sequence genome contains:
- the LOC108216281 gene encoding protein TEEBE, which produces MKMAATFLSISFLLLHSLFTSLCLAANAPYLDGLLANGNFEQSPRPSDLKNTVIIGKFSLPRWEINGLVEYVSGGPQPGGFYFAIPRGAHAARLGNDGSISQVLNVKPGKVYSLTFAATRTCAQDEVLTVSVPGQSSDLPIQTLYSSDGGDTYAWAFKANSNTVKLTFHNPGIQEDPTCGPLLDAVAIKEMLPCPKYAKGNLVKNGGFEIGPHVFKNFSTGVLLLPKVQDLYSPLPGWIIESIKPVKYVDSKHFFVPSGQAAIELIGGRECAIAQIIRTVPNKHYNLLFTIGDAKNGCHGTMTIEAFAARSVLKVPFTSQGKGYYKTASLRFQAISNRTRITFYSAFYHTKINDYGHFCGPVLDNVRVFAVSRRSL